In Candidatus Nitrosarchaeum limnium SFB1, the following proteins share a genomic window:
- a CDS encoding Cobyric acid synthase — translation MKMAEISNSSVLLVTDIDRGGSFASIVGTMSLLDKRHQKFIKGFVINKFRGDIDILKPGFKKIKKITQRPILGVIPMIDLNLPEEDSLSGTAKNLTWNKKNLDMIESEIDKLSQLVNSNLNIKEIERMLN, via the coding sequence ATGAAGATGGCAGAAATATCTAATTCTTCAGTATTATTAGTTACCGATATTGATAGAGGAGGATCATTTGCTAGTATTGTTGGGACGATGTCTCTATTAGATAAGAGACATCAAAAATTTATCAAAGGATTTGTTATTAATAAATTCCGTGGTGACATTGATATTCTTAAACCAGGTTTTAAAAAAATTAAAAAAATAACACAACGTCCAATACTTGGAGTGATACCAATGATTGACTTGAATTTACCTGAAGAAGATTCATTGAGTGGTACCGCTAAGAATCTTACTTGGAATAAGAAAAATCTTGATATGATTGAAAGTGAAATTGATAAACTGAGTCAATTAGTGAATTCAAATTTGAATATTAAAGAAATAGAGAGGATGCTAAATTGA
- a CDS encoding cobalamin 5'-phosphate synthase, with protein MLKEIGSVFSFLTILPTSNSNLETIAKYMYLFPIVGVVIGLIVGSIGFGLSLFLDPLIVSLLVVASFAIITGIHHTDGLADFADGLMAKGTKEKKLAAMKDLSTGSAGIVTIVLYIVGLIIAISLSTGYQLFLAIMLSEILAKFSMVLMASIGKSASLGSNSPFVEMMKNKKKLMLAAIITLIPLIALGGMTGLLLFGVGITLTMFLVGLTSRSFGGITGDIMGATNELTRLTSLLIFVSI; from the coding sequence ATGCTTAAAGAAATCGGTTCTGTATTTTCATTTCTGACTATTCTTCCAACTAGTAACTCAAATCTTGAAACTATTGCAAAATACATGTATCTTTTCCCAATAGTTGGAGTTGTAATAGGGCTAATTGTTGGTTCAATAGGATTTGGACTTTCATTATTTTTAGATCCATTAATTGTAAGTCTGTTAGTTGTTGCCTCTTTTGCAATAATTACTGGTATACATCACACTGATGGTTTAGCTGATTTTGCCGATGGTTTAATGGCAAAAGGAACAAAAGAAAAAAAACTTGCAGCGATGAAAGATCTCTCCACAGGTTCTGCAGGAATAGTAACAATCGTTTTGTATATTGTTGGACTAATAATTGCAATTTCATTATCTACGGGCTATCAATTATTCTTAGCTATTATGTTAAGTGAGATACTTGCAAAATTTTCAATGGTTTTGATGGCAAGCATTGGCAAATCCGCCTCCTTAGGCTCAAATTCCCCCTTTGTAGAGATGATGAAAAATAAAAAGAAATTGATGCTAGCGGCCATCATTACTTTGATTCCATTGATTGCTCTTGGTGGTATGACCGGATTGCTCTTATTTGGAGTGGGTATTACGCTGACTATGTTCTTAGTTGGATTAACCTCTCGAAGCTTTGGGGGGATTACTGGTGATATAATGGGGGCTACAAACGAATTAACTCGATTGACATCTCTTCTAATTTTTGTTTCAATATGA
- a CDS encoding AsnC family transcription regulator — translation MDLQILSELSNDASISIPRLSKKINVNSSVVYSRIKRLVKRKLIERFTIVVNDAEIGYGVKALTGINMDTKKRDHIIEELFKIDGVREIAEVTGRFDILVTMYAKSLDQMHKMVSEKIGRIEGIQSSESFIEMKSRAKAMPYKSLKDGE, via the coding sequence TTGGATTTACAAATTTTATCAGAGTTATCAAACGATGCGTCAATTTCAATCCCAAGACTATCAAAAAAAATCAATGTGAATTCCTCTGTAGTTTATTCAAGAATCAAACGACTAGTAAAACGAAAATTAATTGAACGTTTTACGATTGTGGTAAATGATGCAGAAATTGGTTATGGTGTAAAAGCATTAACAGGAATAAACATGGATACAAAAAAACGGGATCATATAATTGAAGAATTGTTTAAAATAGACGGAGTAAGAGAAATTGCCGAAGTTACAGGAAGATTTGATATTTTAGTTACAATGTATGCAAAATCATTAGATCAGATGCATAAGATGGTATCTGAAAAAATTGGTCGAATAGAAGGAATACAGTCATCAGAATCATTTATTGAAATGAAGTCAAGAGCAAAAGCAATGCCATATAAGTCATTGAAGGATGGTGAGTAG
- a CDS encoding 50S ribosomal protein L44e, whose product MRKYCATCKTHTEQKVSIYKAGKRRGSARGERRHAERKRGYGGQKFPKLAKPAKVTKKVTPIMTCTVCKKKYNKIGIRIKKFELMAA is encoded by the coding sequence ATGCGCAAGTATTGTGCTACATGTAAAACACATACTGAGCAGAAAGTTTCCATATACAAGGCTGGAAAAAGAAGAGGTTCTGCAAGGGGTGAACGCAGACACGCTGAGCGTAAACGAGGGTATGGTGGACAAAAATTCCCAAAACTTGCAAAACCTGCTAAAGTTACTAAGAAAGTTACTCCAATTATGACATGTACAGTATGTAAGAAAAAATACAATAAGATAGGTATTAGAATAAAGAAATTTGAGTTGATGGCAGCATGA
- a CDS encoding aspartate-semialdehyde dehydrogenase, with product MSKKRVAIVGVTGSVGQEFVLSLNNHPWFEVTQIAASERSAGKKYLEAIRDPNSGIISWEVEGQIPEYIKEMTVKNIDELDLSQLDLVFSAVESKAARDIETKIAAQLPVISTSSAYRYEDDVPILIPGINDEQSELLEIQRKNRNWKGWVAPLPNCTTTGLAITLKPLYEKYGAKKVMMTSMQAISGAGRAPGVSAMNITDNIIPYIAKEEEKVRIETRKILGKLKNGKIEDANIKVSCTCTRVPVIDGHTESVFVETDKDIDPLIAKQVYDDANLESTVSGLPSSPEKYYAFHEDPTRPQPRMERSVGDGMTTTIGRVEKEELFDHGLKYVLFSHNKKMGSAKGAVLLAEMLYKKGKI from the coding sequence GTGAGTAAAAAAAGAGTAGCAATTGTAGGCGTTACTGGTTCCGTAGGACAGGAATTTGTATTATCATTAAATAATCATCCATGGTTTGAGGTTACTCAAATTGCAGCATCTGAACGTTCTGCAGGAAAAAAATACCTTGAAGCCATTAGAGATCCTAATAGTGGCATAATATCATGGGAGGTTGAAGGTCAAATTCCAGAATACATCAAAGAGATGACTGTAAAAAACATTGATGAATTAGATTTATCACAATTAGATTTGGTATTCTCTGCTGTAGAATCAAAAGCAGCTAGAGATATAGAAACAAAGATTGCTGCACAACTACCAGTAATTTCAACTAGTTCTGCATATCGTTATGAAGATGATGTACCTATCTTAATTCCTGGAATTAATGACGAGCAATCAGAACTATTAGAAATACAAAGAAAGAATAGGAATTGGAAGGGATGGGTTGCACCATTACCAAATTGTACTACAACAGGTTTAGCGATCACATTAAAACCACTTTATGAAAAATACGGTGCAAAAAAAGTCATGATGACTTCAATGCAAGCAATATCAGGTGCAGGTCGTGCCCCAGGCGTATCTGCAATGAATATTACAGATAACATTATTCCATACATTGCAAAAGAAGAAGAAAAAGTAAGAATTGAAACTAGAAAAATTCTTGGAAAATTAAAGAATGGGAAAATTGAAGATGCCAATATCAAAGTAAGTTGCACATGCACCAGAGTTCCAGTTATTGACGGTCATACAGAATCAGTCTTTGTAGAAACTGACAAAGATATTGATCCATTAATAGCAAAACAGGTTTACGATGATGCAAATTTAGAAAGTACCGTATCGGGTCTTCCATCATCACCTGAAAAATATTATGCATTTCATGAAGATCCAACTAGACCTCAGCCAAGAATGGAACGTAGTGTTGGAGACGGTATGACTACAACTATTGGAAGAGTTGAAAAAGAAGAATTGTTTGATCATGGATTAAAATATGTGTTATTTTCCCATAACAAAAAAATGGGATCAGCTAAAGGTGCAGTTTTGTTAGCAGAGATGCTTTACAAAAAAGGCAAAATTTAG
- a CDS encoding ribosomal protein S27E has translation MKKDHIEIPKPSSKFQKVNCNECGELQVVYSHATQAVVCNSCGNNIAEPTGSKAKINGKISGSAE, from the coding sequence ATGAAGAAAGATCATATTGAAATTCCAAAACCATCGAGTAAATTCCAGAAAGTTAATTGTAATGAATGTGGAGAATTACAAGTAGTATATTCTCATGCAACACAAGCAGTAGTATGCAATTCTTGTGGAAACAACATTGCAGAACCAACAGGTTCTAAAGCAAAGATTAATGGAAAAATCTCAGGTAGTGCTGAGTAA
- a CDS encoding protoheme IX farnesyltransferase — MFTAFGATLTASNIYNIEISLPTWALMLFSVAAGSAAANTLTNYHDRDIDAIMERTKNRPLPSKRIHPAEKARNFGLALAGISLVLAFAISFTTTFEQGIWATVFIAFGLVNNILVYSYMLKRNSRTNIILGGLCGGSPPMIGWVAVTTTDLWTMGLAMAGLVFIWIPMHIWALTLHFKEDYNKVNVPMLTAVQSEKTSARAIAGSTFVMVLFSLAPFFLTTESGDPMVGSVYLWTAIASGALMIGLSIWVIAKPMEKAAWTLFKFSSPYLAVLFIALMVDSAL, encoded by the coding sequence GTGTTTACTGCATTTGGGGCAACCTTAACTGCATCCAATATTTACAATATTGAAATTTCTTTGCCTACATGGGCATTAATGTTATTTTCAGTTGCCGCTGGTTCAGCTGCTGCTAATACTTTGACAAATTATCATGATAGAGATATAGATGCAATCATGGAAAGAACAAAAAACAGACCACTTCCATCAAAACGAATTCATCCTGCTGAAAAAGCCAGAAACTTTGGTCTTGCATTAGCTGGGATTTCTTTAGTGTTGGCATTTGCTATTTCATTTACAACAACATTTGAACAAGGAATTTGGGCAACGGTATTCATTGCATTTGGATTAGTGAACAATATTCTTGTTTATTCATATATGTTAAAACGAAATTCCAGAACCAACATAATTTTAGGAGGTTTATGTGGAGGTTCCCCTCCAATGATAGGATGGGTTGCAGTTACAACTACAGATTTGTGGACGATGGGATTAGCAATGGCAGGACTTGTGTTCATTTGGATACCAATGCATATTTGGGCTTTAACATTACATTTCAAAGAAGATTACAATAAAGTAAATGTTCCAATGTTGACTGCAGTACAATCTGAAAAAACATCTGCAAGAGCAATTGCAGGTTCAACTTTTGTTATGGTATTATTTTCACTTGCTCCTTTCTTTTTAACTACTGAAAGTGGAGACCCAATGGTAGGTTCTGTTTATCTTTGGACTGCAATTGCATCAGGAGCTTTAATGATTGGATTATCAATTTGGGTGATTGCAAAACCTATGGAAAAAGCAGCATGGACATTGTTTAAATTTTCTAGTCCTTATTTGGCAGTTTTATTTATAGCTCTAATGGTTGATTCTGCATTATAG
- a CDS encoding hypothetical protein (hypothetical protein Nmar_1589) — protein sequence MSEEEKGKRFLELIDEQNSIQWKIISKLISLINSKWNSSELKIEIESLVENHTKITKELNSLDESNPNL from the coding sequence ATGTCAGAAGAAGAAAAAGGTAAACGATTTCTTGAATTAATTGATGAGCAAAATAGTATTCAATGGAAAATCATTTCAAAATTAATCTCATTAATCAACTCTAAATGGAATTCTTCTGAATTAAAAATTGAAATTGAATCATTAGTAGAAAATCATACTAAAATCACAAAAGAACTAAACAGCCTAGATGAAAGTAATCCGAATCTATAA
- a CDS encoding aminotransferase class I and II, whose translation MRINRYISTHKRVSHGGPFSIPHPNADILDFSSNISPLGPSQMVRKTIKNHLDSVKIYPDSESTTLKKNLQNYLIIPSSQIVIGNGATEIIYNFCQAFLSNKTSVLIPIPTFGEYESAAKLSGSKVSFFKTMNLEQDVDEFISKFPFNGCIFICNPNNPTGQLMKKQTLQKIIRSAHKKKTLVFVDECFIELVPDYNETIIELVKKFSNLFVLRSLTKSFALAGLRIGYGVGSKQIISVLNKIKIPWNVSGIAQYAASTALDDPTYLNKVNKIIKKESSYLIDSISKFNNFQCIPTSTNFILIKTKINSKTLKKKLLEKKILIRDCSTIRGLNNNYIRIAVKTRKDNEKLIKFLEIL comes from the coding sequence ATGAGAATAAATCGCTACATCTCTACACATAAGCGAGTATCTCATGGAGGACCATTCTCAATACCACATCCTAATGCTGATATTTTGGATTTTAGCTCAAACATAAGTCCATTAGGCCCCTCTCAGATGGTGCGTAAAACAATAAAAAATCATTTAGATTCAGTCAAAATCTATCCTGATTCAGAATCAACTACTCTCAAAAAAAACCTTCAAAATTATCTCATAATTCCATCTTCTCAAATTGTTATTGGAAACGGTGCAACCGAAATTATTTATAATTTCTGTCAGGCTTTTTTATCAAATAAAACATCAGTTCTCATTCCAATCCCCACATTTGGTGAATATGAGTCTGCAGCAAAATTAAGTGGATCTAAAGTTTCATTTTTTAAAACAATGAATCTGGAACAAGATGTAGATGAATTTATTTCAAAATTTCCATTTAATGGTTGTATTTTTATTTGCAATCCAAATAATCCCACAGGTCAACTAATGAAAAAACAAACTTTGCAAAAAATAATTAGATCTGCTCATAAAAAGAAAACTTTGGTATTTGTTGATGAATGTTTTATTGAATTAGTCCCAGATTATAATGAAACAATTATTGAATTGGTGAAAAAATTTTCTAATCTGTTTGTCTTAAGGTCTCTTACAAAGTCATTTGCATTAGCTGGACTAAGAATTGGTTATGGTGTTGGCTCCAAACAAATAATTTCTGTATTAAATAAAATTAAAATCCCTTGGAATGTTTCTGGAATAGCGCAATATGCAGCATCAACAGCTTTAGATGATCCTACATATTTGAACAAAGTAAATAAAATAATTAAAAAAGAATCATCTTATTTGATTGACAGTATATCCAAATTCAATAATTTTCAATGTATTCCAACATCTACCAATTTTATTTTAATTAAAACAAAAATAAATTCTAAAACACTTAAAAAAAAATTACTTGAAAAAAAAATTTTAATTCGTGATTGTAGTACTATTCGTGGATTAAACAATAATTACATTAGAATTGCTGTCAAAACAAGAAAAGACAATGAAAAATTAATCAAATTTCTGGAGATACTATGA
- a CDS encoding thermosome has translation MASIQQTPNGPVLVLKESALQQKGKDAQHNNIAAAKLVAELVRSSLGPRGLDKMLVDSLGDVTITNDGATILKEIDVQHPAAKMMVEISKTVDNEVGDGTTSSVVFGGALLARAEDLLKKDVHASVIIDGYQAAAEKTLEIYSEMAKKIKPDDRETLLKIAITSMQSKLISEDSDILSKVVVDAILKIATKKAETYSVDLENIKVEKKAGGSITDTQIIKGIVLDKEVVHSGMPTKIEKAKIALLNSALEIEKTEMSSEIRITDPTQMQMFLEEENRMLKTMVDKLHHVGVNVLICQKGIDDIAQHYLAKYGIMAVRRVKESDMIKLGKATGGRVISNLDDLSEKDLGTADLAHQKKVESDKWVFIEGCKNPQSVTLLIRGGSQRVVDEVDRSIHDSLMVVKDVIEKPEIVAGGGAPESYAASLLKEWADSFDGREQLAIKKYAEALEIIPLTIAENAGMDPIDTMATLRVKQNQGRKWTGIDARNTRIADMLSIDVVEPLAVKEQIIKSATEAACMILRIDDVISVSGAPGR, from the coding sequence ATGGCATCAATTCAACAAACACCAAATGGGCCTGTTTTAGTTCTCAAAGAGAGTGCATTACAACAAAAAGGAAAAGATGCTCAACACAATAACATAGCTGCTGCAAAACTAGTTGCAGAATTAGTAAGAAGCAGTCTAGGTCCAAGAGGTTTAGATAAAATGTTAGTTGATTCTTTAGGCGATGTTACAATTACAAACGATGGCGCAACCATCCTAAAAGAAATTGATGTTCAACATCCTGCAGCAAAAATGATGGTTGAAATTTCAAAGACAGTTGATAATGAAGTAGGTGATGGTACCACATCATCAGTAGTTTTTGGAGGCGCTCTTTTAGCTAGAGCAGAAGATTTGCTAAAGAAAGATGTTCATGCATCAGTAATTATTGACGGTTATCAAGCAGCAGCTGAAAAGACATTGGAAATTTACTCTGAAATGGCAAAAAAGATTAAGCCAGATGATAGAGAAACACTTCTCAAAATTGCTATAACTAGTATGCAATCTAAATTAATCTCTGAAGATAGCGATATACTTTCTAAAGTTGTAGTTGACGCAATCTTAAAAATCGCAACAAAAAAAGCAGAAACATATTCAGTTGATCTTGAAAATATTAAAGTTGAAAAGAAAGCAGGCGGTTCTATTACTGACACTCAAATTATCAAGGGCATTGTTTTAGACAAAGAAGTTGTTCATAGTGGAATGCCAACTAAAATTGAGAAAGCAAAAATTGCCCTTTTGAATTCTGCATTAGAAATTGAAAAAACTGAGATGAGTTCAGAAATAAGAATTACTGATCCTACTCAAATGCAAATGTTCCTTGAAGAAGAAAATAGAATGCTCAAAACAATGGTAGACAAACTTCATCATGTTGGTGTCAATGTATTGATCTGTCAAAAAGGAATTGATGATATCGCACAACACTATTTAGCAAAATATGGTATAATGGCAGTTCGACGTGTAAAAGAAAGTGATATGATAAAACTTGGTAAAGCAACCGGAGGACGTGTAATTTCTAATCTTGATGATCTTTCAGAAAAAGATCTTGGCACTGCTGATTTGGCTCATCAAAAGAAAGTCGAATCAGACAAATGGGTGTTTATTGAAGGATGTAAAAATCCACAATCTGTTACATTACTAATTAGAGGTGGTTCACAAAGAGTTGTTGATGAAGTAGACCGCTCAATTCATGATTCTTTAATGGTAGTAAAAGATGTAATTGAAAAACCAGAAATAGTTGCAGGTGGCGGAGCTCCAGAATCGTATGCAGCATCCCTGCTAAAAGAATGGGCGGATAGTTTTGATGGTAGAGAACAACTTGCAATCAAAAAGTACGCAGAAGCATTAGAAATTATTCCACTTACAATTGCCGAAAATGCAGGAATGGATCCTATTGATACCATGGCAACTCTTAGAGTAAAACAAAATCAAGGTAGAAAGTGGACAGGAATTGATGCTAGAAATACAAGAATTGCAGATATGTTATCTATCGATGTTGTAGAGCCCCTTGCAGTAAAAGAACAGATAATTAAATCTGCAACTGAAGCTGCATGTATGATTCTTAGAATCGATGATGTAATTTCTGTTTCCGGTGCACCGGGCCGATAA
- a CDS encoding 5-deoxyadenosylcobinamide phosphate nucleotidyltransferase yields MIAIVMAGGKGSRMNLDEEKLLLKYKKHLILHVIDALENSKCFSKILAVTSSNSPKTEKLLKENNIELFHTSGVGYVEDLNLVLKSLNDFVFITSADLPYLDGNIINDIINQYDSKNIWTTILVTKKFLDSLHLTSNYNFSFNNQQCCYTGISLVNAKNISTLDNVIEEFIILDDKRVAFNLNTKEDYDLLSTT; encoded by the coding sequence ATGATTGCTATTGTTATGGCAGGCGGTAAAGGAAGTAGGATGAACTTAGATGAAGAAAAACTTCTTTTAAAATACAAAAAACACCTAATTCTACATGTGATTGATGCGTTAGAAAATTCTAAATGCTTTTCAAAAATACTGGCAGTTACTAGTTCTAATTCACCAAAAACAGAAAAACTATTGAAAGAAAATAACATTGAACTATTTCATACTTCAGGAGTTGGCTATGTTGAAGATCTTAATTTAGTTCTTAAATCATTAAATGATTTTGTTTTTATTACTTCTGCAGATTTACCGTATTTAGATGGAAATATCATTAACGATATCATAAATCAATACGACTCAAAAAATATTTGGACTACAATACTTGTCACAAAAAAATTTCTTGACTCCTTGCATTTAACATCAAATTATAATTTCTCTTTTAATAATCAACAATGCTGTTACACTGGAATTTCTTTGGTGAACGCAAAAAATATTTCAACATTAGATAATGTAATTGAGGAATTTATTATCCTCGATGATAAGAGAGTTGCATTTAATCTAAATACAAAAGAAGATTATGATTTACTCAGCACTACCTGA
- a CDS encoding cobalamin biosynthesis protein CobD, with translation MIVFFALALDFTLGDPRNKFHPTSWIGSLIAKLTPYTKNSSEKLEKFGGILIILISCLVVASLIISLNVGIKLITFDYLHLIISIIVGGILLKTTIAVKGMEKHALAVVTALEQNNLSSARDNLSMIVKRNTKNLDKNHVFSGVLESISENTVDGITSPLFYFAFFGLPGAFVFRVINTADSMIGYKTDIFKNVGWFGANCDKILNYIPSRLTGFIMILSSMILGNNWKKSYQIMMRDGRKTQSPNAGYPMAAIAGALEAKFEKLDHYSLGDGSISFTKEHVKSAISIMKVTSILFCGIVVVPIVLLLSYLGWWIHA, from the coding sequence TTGATTGTATTTTTTGCACTTGCATTGGATTTTACATTAGGAGATCCTAGAAATAAATTTCATCCAACTTCTTGGATAGGGTCACTAATCGCAAAATTAACACCTTACACTAAAAATTCTTCAGAAAAATTAGAAAAATTTGGTGGTATTCTTATAATTTTAATTTCCTGTCTAGTAGTTGCATCTTTAATAATTTCATTGAATGTTGGGATTAAATTAATTACATTTGATTATCTTCATCTAATAATTTCAATAATTGTAGGTGGCATATTACTAAAAACAACCATTGCAGTAAAAGGAATGGAAAAACATGCTCTTGCTGTAGTAACTGCTCTTGAACAGAACAATCTTTCTTCTGCAAGAGATAATTTATCTATGATTGTTAAACGAAATACAAAAAATCTTGATAAAAATCACGTATTTTCAGGCGTGCTGGAGAGCATTAGTGAAAATACTGTAGATGGAATTACTAGCCCTCTTTTCTATTTTGCATTTTTTGGTTTACCTGGGGCATTTGTTTTCCGAGTAATTAACACTGCAGATTCAATGATTGGATACAAGACTGATATTTTCAAAAATGTTGGATGGTTTGGTGCAAACTGTGATAAAATTTTGAATTACATTCCATCTAGACTTACAGGTTTTATTATGATATTAAGTTCAATGATATTAGGAAATAATTGGAAAAAATCCTATCAAATTATGATGCGTGATGGAAGAAAAACTCAAAGTCCTAATGCTGGTTATCCTATGGCAGCTATTGCAGGAGCATTAGAAGCAAAATTTGAAAAACTTGATCATTATTCACTTGGCGATGGAAGTATTTCATTTACCAAAGAACATGTAAAATCTGCCATTTCAATAATGAAAGTCACATCAATATTGTTTTGTGGAATTGTAGTTGTTCCAATTGTTTTACTTTTATCTTATTTAGGATGGTGGATTCATGCTTAA
- a CDS encoding adenine deaminase translates to MGDKKADLILKNCTLLSVYTKEIIPKIQIAIVKDRIAYVGPDAVHTIGPKTIIIDIKEKYVSPGFADPHLHIDQFVLPSELAKKSLLCGVTSLFSDPIDIVSVSGYKGFQEFLKLGEDLPIRIFQVVPGGLPVDRKFSHGKSLSLSQEKLAIKHPNVLGLGEVFSWTKVTLRDSKTMQSLYSMLEKDCIINGHTAGASEKKLNAYVASGILSCHEPINFEQVLERLRLGMWIMIREGSIRRDLKEIISCVMSNEINLDRLMFCSDGLDPLDIVKYGHIDHCVRESIKLGLHPIDAISMASKNCFDYYNMSKDLGGIAPGKLADILIFDDLNSIKPNKVFVGGKLVVSNGHFVTSIKKKIIPPWIKKTVKLKELSPKDFVIKSKKNTVFANTILMQTEIITKLGSVELVSKDGSVHASFDKDVWKVAAFDRIRGTNKHSIGFLENFGADIGALASTWSFHENDMIVIGSNDSDMSIAANTLIKNQGGLVVIKSGKIIASLPLQLAGIVSTDSFENVLSNFEQINKSIVDSGCKFSRPHLIPLFLPFLALPSARITSGGIVDVKRRSYVNPIQ, encoded by the coding sequence ATGGGTGACAAAAAGGCAGATCTCATTTTAAAAAATTGTACTTTGTTATCTGTCTACACCAAAGAGATCATCCCAAAAATCCAGATCGCTATAGTCAAAGATAGAATTGCATATGTTGGTCCAGATGCAGTACACACAATTGGTCCTAAAACAATCATTATTGATATAAAAGAAAAATATGTTAGCCCGGGTTTTGCTGATCCTCATTTACACATTGATCAATTTGTCTTACCATCAGAACTTGCAAAAAAATCTCTTTTATGCGGAGTAACTTCACTTTTCTCAGATCCTATAGATATTGTTAGTGTGTCTGGATACAAAGGATTTCAAGAATTTCTAAAATTAGGTGAAGATTTACCAATTAGAATATTTCAAGTTGTTCCTGGTGGTCTTCCAGTTGATAGAAAATTTAGTCATGGTAAATCCTTATCGTTATCTCAAGAAAAATTAGCAATAAAACATCCTAATGTTTTAGGATTGGGTGAAGTTTTTTCATGGACTAAAGTAACACTTCGAGATTCAAAAACAATGCAATCTTTGTATTCTATGTTAGAGAAAGATTGCATAATTAATGGACACACAGCTGGAGCAAGTGAAAAAAAACTCAATGCATACGTTGCTTCTGGAATTTTATCATGTCATGAACCTATCAATTTTGAACAAGTTTTAGAAAGATTACGATTAGGAATGTGGATCATGATAAGGGAAGGATCTATTAGACGTGACTTGAAAGAAATCATTTCATGTGTTATGTCTAATGAAATAAATCTTGATAGATTGATGTTTTGTTCTGATGGGCTTGATCCGTTAGATATTGTAAAATATGGTCATATTGATCATTGTGTTAGAGAATCTATCAAATTGGGTCTACACCCAATCGATGCTATATCTATGGCCTCAAAAAATTGTTTTGATTACTATAATATGAGCAAAGATCTAGGTGGAATTGCACCGGGGAAACTTGCAGATATTTTAATTTTTGATGACCTGAATTCTATCAAACCTAACAAAGTTTTTGTTGGTGGAAAATTGGTTGTTTCAAATGGACATTTTGTTACCTCTATTAAGAAAAAAATAATCCCACCATGGATAAAAAAAACTGTAAAACTAAAAGAACTATCTCCCAAAGATTTCGTTATCAAATCAAAAAAGAATACTGTATTTGCAAACACTATCTTAATGCAAACTGAAATTATTACAAAACTTGGTTCAGTTGAACTAGTTTCTAAAGACGGAAGTGTTCATGCGTCTTTTGATAAAGACGTATGGAAAGTAGCGGCTTTTGATAGAATTCGTGGAACAAACAAGCATTCAATAGGATTTCTTGAAAATTTTGGTGCAGATATTGGTGCTTTAGCATCAACTTGGAGTTTTCATGAAAATGATATGATTGTGATCGGTTCAAATGATTCTGATATGTCTATTGCTGCAAATACTCTAATTAAAAATCAGGGCGGTCTAGTTGTAATAAAATCTGGAAAAATTATTGCGTCACTACCATTACAACTTGCAGGAATTGTTTCTACTGATTCATTTGAAAATGTTTTATCTAATTTTGAGCAAATCAATAAATCAATTGTAGATTCTGGGTGTAAGTTTTCAAGGCCTCACCTCATCCCTCTTTTCTTACCATTTCTAGCTCTTCCATCAGCTAGAATTACATCAGGAGGAATCGTGGATGTTAAAAGACGATCTTATGTTAATCCAATCCAGTAA
- a CDS encoding Cobyric acid synthase, protein MKSLMIQGTSSGSGKTTLVAALCRIFADKGFSVAPFKSQNMSNYAYKTHDFEISRAQAIQAIAARCQITSDLNPILLKPLGNYFSDVYLNGKKFKKMHASDYYKKFVNTQGIKIATKSLKLLQKKL, encoded by the coding sequence ATGAAATCATTAATGATTCAAGGTACATCATCTGGCTCTGGTAAAACAACACTAGTTGCTGCATTATGTAGAATTTTTGCTGATAAAGGATTTTCAGTTGCACCATTTAAATCACAAAACATGTCAAATTATGCCTACAAAACACATGATTTTGAGATATCTCGCGCACAAGCCATACAAGCAATAGCTGCACGTTGTCAAATCACATCTGATCTAAACCCCATTCTTCTAAAACCACTTGGAAATTATTTTAGTGATGTATACCTTAATGGAAAGAAATTCAAAAAAATGCATGCTTCAGATTATTACAAGAAATTTGTCAATACTCAAGGAATTAAAATTGCTACAAAATCTCTAAAGTTGTTGCAAAAAAAATTATGA